Sequence from the Cuniculiplasma divulgatum genome:
ACCATGTCCCTGATTATGTTCTTTCCCCGGATGACGGAGGATACGACAGGGCAAAGAAGCTTGCAGAAAGCATAGGTACGAGGGCAGCATATATTTTCAAGAAGCGCATAGATCCAAAGACTGTTGAGATGAAGCTCCCTGACATAGACTTTTCAGGCAGGACCATACTTCTGGTGGACGACATCATCTCAACGGGGGGAACAATTATTAAGGCCATCAAGCTATTAAGACAGGCTGGTGCCTCAAGAATCAGCGTAGCTGCTGTCCATGGTGTGTTTGCCAGGGATTCCGACAGGATCATATCCTCTGAAGTTGACGAACTTGCAGTGTGCGATACCATCGACGGCCCCTACAGCACCATTTCAATTGCAGGCACCATTGCCGGATCGCTGGAGAGATGAAAAATGGGCGAGGAACTCAGGGTATGCCAGAGGGATGGCCCCTTCAGGGGAAGCCAGTGCCCTGTCTGTGGTGCAAGGGGAAAGGTGCTGATGCATGAGAACGAGGTTGAGGGAGTGGGAAGGATACTTGCAGGAATGCTCAGGCATTTCCCTGAGAACTACGGCATACGCCTCAATGACCACGGCTGGGTGAAGATATACACCATTATTCCAGTTATAAGGGCTCAGAAAAGGAACTTCTGGTGGCTCACGCCTTTCCATGTGGAGGCGCTGGTGATGACCGATCCAAAGGGCAGGTACCAGATAAACGACCGCGGAGAGATCAGGGCCGCATACGGCCACACCATCCCCATCAATGTGGACGATATGCCAACAGACGTGCCGGCAAAGCTTTATTACCAGACCACTGACGAGGAGCTTGAGTTCATAAGGGAAACAGGAATAAGCCCCTCCGACAAGAGCTGGATACACCTGTCACTCACCGCCCGCCAGGCCTTCGTGTCCGGTCTGTTCCATATCGATTCGCCTGCAGTTGTTGATATAGATGCTGCTGCGCTGGAAGAGGCAGGGTACCCTGTCTACAGGGCAACAGAGGATGTTTTCCTGGTTGGCGAGATTCCGCCACAATTCGTTGGAGGCAAGATATCTGAAACCTTTGAGCTCACTCCGGAGGAGAAGGAGGAAATCGCCCAGGTGAGGGAACGAATGGAAAGAAGGATGAACAGGGATTCTTCCCAGTAATCTCCCTGCATTTTCACAAAGATTGGGATGGTCTGTGCTGGCTGTTTCCATCCAGTCATGGAATGATTTTACTGAGCAGCGTGATGAGCACCAGTGTCACCAGTATCCATGATGATGAATAGGCTCCCAGTGTTTTTATGCCGCTTTTCCGCATCAGCAGGAGCCCGGCTGTCGCGCCTGACAGTACCGTCCCCATGATGATCACCGGCAGAGGATCAAGTATGCCTGGAACTGCAGCAATGATTATTGCGGATGCCAGAACCGGGACTTCCACAGCATACCATGTGCGGAAGAAATCCCCCCGATGTGCCCTTGCCGACATGATGGCTGTAGCCCCTATGGCAAGGATGATGTTCAGGGCGGAGAACAGGCTGAAATATTCAACCTCAGTCAGGGTAAACCTTCCTGTGAGGGCACTGCTTATCAATGGAAACTGGGATGTGATGGCCACCATTGATGATCCCCTGTTAAGGCTGCCCCTTTCAGCCGTGAACCTTTCCGTGCATGAAAACATCGCCAGTGTAGCCGCAAATATGAGCACCGGCATGAAAGGGAGGTATCCCGCAATGATGCCGAAGGCCAGAACTGCAGCTTCAAGGGCAAGTATGCCCCACTGGGCAGGCTCCATGCGGGATTCCAGACTGGCCATGAATCCCTGCTGGGAGGACCGCGCTTCCCTGAGGGATGAAAGGATTGCATCGTAAATGCTTATGCCGGGCAGCATTGATGCCAGAAGGATCAGGCCGTACACATGGTACCGGGATGCATACAGAACTCCAAGGATTACCGTTGCAGACCATGTTACAATGAGCCCGTGCTCTCTGGGAAGGATCTTCACATGGGCTGGAATTGTCTGCTCCTTATAACAGGCGGTTCTAACATTTAAGGCATACACTGATCCGGAACAATGCTAGAGATAATCGCTTGACCTCCCTTCCACATATTTCCGGAATGATTCCCTGCCCCACATCATGGCCTGCAGTATGTCATACTGGTGCCTCTGCATTATTGATACATCAGGGTCCCTGTCTGCCTTTCGGACTATGCTTATTCCCGCTTTCTCTGCTATGTCCCTGTATGCTGCCTGCCTGACGCGATCCAGGCTTGACAGGCTCCTTTCAGTCATTATGACCTCATGATTGGCACTGATCCTCAGGGCGTCGTCATGGTACCGGTATATGTTTGAATCTATGACTATCTCCTCCTGATCCGGTAAATCAGGGTAAACCGTGGCTGGCAGGCAGTAGAGGCCGTCCCCGCTGAATTTTTCCCCGGTTATTATTTCCACGCCCATCCTCTGCAGAACCGTGCTGTAATAATCCACAAGCCTTCCGGTCTCGAACTTTTTCCATCTGTCCCAGATCTGCAGAAGCTGCCCCCCGATCCTGTCACTGGCTTCATACAGCGTAACCTTCATGCCGGATTTTGCAGCAGTAAGGGCCGCCTCAAGGCCGCTGACACCGGCTCCGGCTATTGCAATATCACCTGATAGCCTGATTGCGGGCTTCCTGACAGATTCCAGGCCAGTATCGGGATTCACTGTGCACCTGACTTCGCCAAAACCCAGGTCCCTGCACGCCTGGTTGCACCTTATGCATGGCCTCAGTGTATGGGGGGCATTCAGCAGCTTCTCAGCAAAGTACGGATCAGCCAGTTCAGCTCTACCCACGGAGACAAAGTCCGCCTTCTCCAGGACCTTCTGCGCGTCCTGCAGGCTGGTGACGGACCCAACCACCATGGTGGTCAGGTTTGCCTTCCTGGGTAACCTTTCCAGAATGTGTGTTCTGGGGCTGTAGAATGATGACGAAGATCCGGGTGGGGCAAAACGGCCCGCGGAGAAATGCACGTAGTCAATCCCTTTGAGGGATTCAGCAATTTTCAGGCCATAATCAGGCCCGTATCCGTCCGAATCATCCTCATAGAGGCTCAGCCTGATGCCAAGTGCAATATCTTCCTGCTGCCTGATGCCGTCAATTATGTCCTGGACGATCCTGAGGCGGTTCTCGAATGATCCGCCATACCGGTCTGACCTGAGGTTCAGCGCCGGCGACAGGAACTCCTGCAGCAGGTAACCATGTGCCCCGTGCAGCTCAATTCCGTCAAAGTTAGCCCTCCTGGCAAATCCGGCAGCCCTGATGAAGGATGACACTACCGAATCTATGTCATTTACTGTCATTTCCCTTGGAGTGTATCCCACATAATCCACTGCGGATGGAGCCATGGGGGATTCCCTGTTTGTGTCCAGAAAAGCCTTTCCGCCGGCATGGACAAGCTGCATGAACACCCTGCTTCCATGCATGTGGATGCGCTCCGTGAGCCTCCTGAATTTAGGTATGAAGTCATAGCTGTACACACCGGCTTCATTCCTTGAACCACGGGAATTTTCGCTGTCCACATATGTGTATTCTGTTATTATGAGGCCTGTGCCGCCTCTGGCTCTTTCCTCAAGATACGCAATGTGGTTTTCATTGGTATTGCCGTCCGGATCTGCGAGGTTGGATATCATGGGCGCCATGACTATCCTGTTCCTTATGGGGACATTTCCAATCGAACCTGGTTCTCCTATATTCATCCCGCAGAGAATAGGACTTCATTCTTAAGAGTAGCCATTTAGGGCTTGCAGGCGAAAAGGTTAAAAATTATCCCGGATGGAGTGATCATGCAGAACGTTGTGGTAAGCGGCATTGGGCCCGGAATGGGGTGTGCCGTCTCAAGGGCTCTGGCCAGAGGTGGATGTGGAGTTTATGCAATTTCCAGAAGCAAAGCTGGCGAGAAAATTGCTGCAGACATTGGAATAAGGCACTATTCTGGAGACCTCAGGGATCCTCATTCAGTTCATGAAGTGTTTTCCAGCATCCTGCATGACGCGGGCAGCATCCATCATGTGGTCCATACCGCGGGGGGGTTTTTCAGGAAATCGGGACTGGGTGATGTTGATAATGATCTCTTTGCCTCCGCGCTGATGAACAATGCCCAGACATTTTACAACGTTGCAAGGGAAAGCCTGGCTTATCTCTCACAGTCACATGGTTCCATAACTGCAGTTACTGCAGCCAGGCACGTGTACATGAACAGCCATGCCGGCTATGCAGCGGGAAAGGGAGCTGTGACCTTCATGGTTCATGAG
This genomic interval carries:
- a CDS encoding RNA 2'-phosphotransferase codes for the protein MGEELRVCQRDGPFRGSQCPVCGARGKVLMHENEVEGVGRILAGMLRHFPENYGIRLNDHGWVKIYTIIPVIRAQKRNFWWLTPFHVEALVMTDPKGRYQINDRGEIRAAYGHTIPINVDDMPTDVPAKLYYQTTDEELEFIRETGISPSDKSWIHLSLTARQAFVSGLFHIDSPAVVDIDAAALEEAGYPVYRATEDVFLVGEIPPQFVGGKISETFELTPEEKEEIAQVRERMERRMNRDSSQ
- a CDS encoding NAD(P)-binding protein translates to MNIGEPGSIGNVPIRNRIVMAPMISNLADPDGNTNENHIAYLEERARGGTGLIITEYTYVDSENSRGSRNEAGVYSYDFIPKFRRLTERIHMHGSRVFMQLVHAGGKAFLDTNRESPMAPSAVDYVGYTPREMTVNDIDSVVSSFIRAAGFARRANFDGIELHGAHGYLLQEFLSPALNLRSDRYGGSFENRLRIVQDIIDGIRQQEDIALGIRLSLYEDDSDGYGPDYGLKIAESLKGIDYVHFSAGRFAPPGSSSSFYSPRTHILERLPRKANLTTMVVGSVTSLQDAQKVLEKADFVSVGRAELADPYFAEKLLNAPHTLRPCIRCNQACRDLGFGEVRCTVNPDTGLESVRKPAIRLSGDIAIAGAGVSGLEAALTAAKSGMKVTLYEASDRIGGQLLQIWDRWKKFETGRLVDYYSTVLQRMGVEIITGEKFSGDGLYCLPATVYPDLPDQEEIVIDSNIYRYHDDALRISANHEVIMTERSLSSLDRVRQAAYRDIAEKAGISIVRKADRDPDVSIMQRHQYDILQAMMWGRESFRKYVEGRSSDYL
- a CDS encoding SDR family oxidoreductase, which encodes MQNVVVSGIGPGMGCAVSRALARGGCGVYAISRSKAGEKIAADIGIRHYSGDLRDPHSVHEVFSSILHDAGSIHHVVHTAGGFFRKSGLGDVDNDLFASALMNNAQTFYNVARESLAYLSQSHGSITAVTAARHVYMNSHAGYAAGKGAVTFMVHELAGELAPRGIRINAVAPGFISKENCGGSDVKNLLETGRHSADPIASAVMWIMSSEEITGQIVEVDSGFGTQIPDGL